In the genome of Drosophila subpulchrella strain 33 F10 #4 breed RU33 chromosome 2L, RU_Dsub_v1.1 Primary Assembly, whole genome shotgun sequence, one region contains:
- the LOC119547119 gene encoding equilibrative nucleoside transporter 1, whose amino-acid sequence MAEGKSEKSPFIGKQQVPVTLNPSWESKLPAHESNGKGSTSVIGKLGLPAPNDKYLIVFFIFLLHGMGTLMPWNMFITAKSYFEDFKFGPNNTVATDVNYRTHFMQNMGFASQIPNLVFNWLNIFVNFGGDLTSRIVYSIIFEMVILLVTIVLAMLDSSQWPGVFFWTTMVCIVLLNVCNGIYQNTIYGIVASLPIKYTGAVVLGSNISGCFTTAMALICVEIFTSQRTSAIYYFVTAILVLLLCFDTYFALPLNKFFRHYETISRSSEKKSDSKQQLNVPYWQIFKKASPQLFNIFLTFFVTLSVFPAIQANVHRSEDFVIGPSHFTLITCFATFNVFAMLGSLTTSWVQWPGPRFLWVPVVLRLVFIPLFIMCNYAPPGAVRTLTVLIENDWVYWGLGIAMAYTSGYLSSLGMMYAPQTVHAKYQTTAGMYAAAMLITGIFSGVLFSYLGPYFVM is encoded by the coding sequence ATGGCGGAGGGTAAATCGGAGAAGTCGCCTTTTATTGGCAAGCAGCAGGTGCCGGTTACGCTGAATCCTTCGTGGGAATCCAAGCTACCGGCCCACGAGTCCAACGGTAAAGGATCCACGTCGGTGATTGGGAAACTGGGTCTGCCAGCGCCCAATGACAAGTACCTCATTGTGTTCTTCATCTTCCTGCTGCACGGCATGGGCACGCTGATGCCCTGGAACATGTTCATCACGGCCAAGTCCTATTTTGAGGACTTCAAGTTCGGACCGAACAACACGGTGGCCACGGACGTCAACTACCGCACCCACTTCATGCAGAACATGGGCTTCGCCTCGCAGATTCCCAACCTGGTCTTCAACTGGCTGAACATCTTCGTCAACTTCGGCGGAGACCTGACCAGCCGCATCGTGTACAGCATCATCTTCGAGATGGTCATCCTGCTGGTGACCATTGTGCTGGCCATGTTGGACTCCTCCCAGTGGCCCGGTGTCTTCTTCTGGACCACCATGGTGTGCATTGTGCTGCTGAACGTGTGCAACGGCATCTACCAGAACACCATCTACGGAATTGTGGCCTCGCTGCCCATCAAATACACCGGTGCCGTCGTCCTGGGCTCCAACATCAGCGGCTGCTTTACCACCGCAATGGCCCTGATTTGCGTCGAGATCTTTACTTCCCAGAGGACGTCGGCCATCTACTACTTCGTCACAGCCATCCTAGTGCTGCTGCTGTGCTTCGACACCTACTTTGCGTTGCCGTTGAACAAGTTCTTCCGCCATTACGAGACTATCAGCCGGAGCAGCGAAAAGAAATCGGACTCCAAACAGCAGCTGAATGTGCCTTACTGGCAGATCTTCAAGAAGGCCTCGCCACAGCTCTTCAACATCTTCCTCACGTTCTTCGTGACGTTGTCCGTGTTTCCGGCGATTCAGGCGAACGTGCACCGTTCGGAGGATTTCGTGATCGGACCGAGTCACTTTACGCTAATCACTTGTTTTGCGACCTTCAACGTGTTCGCCATGCTGGGCAGTTTGACCACATCCTGGGTCCAGTGGCCCGGTCCAAGGTTCCTGTGGGTGCCAGTTGTGTTGCGCCTGGTGTTCATCCCCCTGTTCATAATGTGCAACTACGCTCCGCCGGGTGCGGTGCGCACATTGACCGTGTTAATCGAAAACGATTGGGTCTACTGGGGACTCGGTATCGCGATGGCCTACACCTCCGGGTATCTCAGCTCTCTGGGCATGATGTACGCACCGCAGACGGTGCATGCCAAGTACCAGACGACAGCCGGAATGTACGCAGCTGCCATGCTGATCACGGGCATATTCTCCGGGGTGTTGTTCTCGTATCTGGGACCCTATTTCGTCATGTAG
- the LOC119547120 gene encoding uncharacterized protein LOC119547120 has product MERLNDDCVCNILEFLPLVEQIKMARLAPRFQELLCLIVWRKPRYRKVSVSDSILEPLSKEDYVYFFELTSPAMEELYIWNVHKKAFDSYLGRHLMRPDLAFYLRRDYSNLRELCIADESMNNSMIHTIAKSCRQLRSLSVSSAYVTGKHITGLTHLETLVAPECSVELSYLVELLEQLPLKHLDLTSNRHPVEATILQTKGSKRLERLGLSDAQDYGFPLADSLPHLTTLVVSYHKVSPQDQLDMLESTRQRVERSERKFPKRLQSILCNKVDVEVALEQIAGLEKRHPRDTPKFNELLKIMYFLSNPQDGDKKSP; this is encoded by the coding sequence ATGGAGAGACTGAACGATGATTGCGTGTGCAACATACTGGAGTTCCTTCCCCTCGTGGAGCAGATTAAGATGGCCCGGCTGGCGCCGCGGTTCCAGGAGCTTCTCTGCCTGATTGTGTGGCGTAAACCGCGCTACCGTAAGGTTTCCGTATCCGACTCCATTCTGGAGCCCCTCAGCAaggaggactacgtctatttCTTCGAACTTACGAGCCCCGCAATGGAGGAACTGTATATTTGGAACGTGCACAAGAAGGCCTTCGATTCGTACTTGGGTCGCCATCTGATGAGACCCGATTTGGCCTTTTACCTGCGCAGGGACTACAGCAATCTCCGGGAGCTCTGCATCGCGGACGAGAGCATGAACAACAGCATGATCCACACGATAGCCAAGAGCTGTCGCCAGCTGCGCAGCCTGAGCGTTTCCAGTGCCTACGTTACGGGGAAACATATCACTGGATTGACCCATCTGGAGACTCTGGTGGCGCCCGAATGCTCTGTGGAACTGTCCTACCTGGTAGAGCTGCTGGAACAGCTCCCCCTGAAGCACCTGGACCTCACCTCAAACCGGCATCCCGTGGAGGCGACCATTCTGCAGACGAAGGGCAGCAAACGACTGGAGCGCCTCGGTCTTTCCGATGCCCAGGACTACGGCTTCCCGCTGGCCGATAGCCTGCCTCACCTGACAACGTTGGTCGTCAGCTACCACAAGGTTAGCCCCCAGGATCAACTGGACATGCTGGAGTCGACGCGTCAACGGGTAGAACGATCCGAGCGGAAGTTTCCCAAGCGCCTGCAATCGATCTTGTGCAATAAGGTGGATGTGGAGGTGGCCCTCGAGCAGATTGCAGGCCTTGAGAAACGCCATCCGAGGGACACGCCAAAGTTTAATGAACTACTAAAAATAATGTATTTCTTGTCGAATCCGCAGGACGGAGATAAGAAATCACCTTGA
- the LOC119547705 gene encoding cytochrome c oxidase subunit 5B, mitochondrial, with protein MSSYISRLLKAPSASKRLISNLTQREGKLSSLLRRLGLQRQGGAAAAPGTRPISTTQVQKSALIEDEQLVTGIQKREMQLAKQGCEDPWGFTKVIRRGSGRENDPTEVPSAFDARLVGCLCLDDRLPKWMWLEKDEGPKRCECGHFFVLKNVPPV; from the exons ATGTCGTCCTACATTTCGCGTCTACTCAAGGCACCGTCCGCCTCCAAGCGCCTTATCTCGAATTTGACCCAGCGCGAGGGTAAGCTAAGCTCCTTGCTGCGTCGCCTGGGATTGCAACGGCAGGGGGGAGCAGCGGCTGCTCCCGGGACGCGTCCCATATCGACAACTCAGGTGCAAAAGTCTG CATTGATTGAGGACGAACAACTGGTCACCGGCATCCAGAAGCGCGAGATGCAGCTGGCCAAGCAGGGCTGCGAGGATCCCTGGGGATTCACCAAGGTCATTAGGCGTGGCTCGGGGAGGGAGAACGATCCCACAGAGGTGCCATCGGCATTTGATGCCCGCCTCGTGGGCTGCCTCTGCCTGGACGATCGTTTGCCCAAGTGGATGTGGCTCGAGAAGGACGAGGGCCCAAAACGATGCGAGTGCGGCCACTTTTTCGTGCTAAAGAACGTACCACCCGTCTAG
- the LOC119547704 gene encoding intraflagellar transport protein 52 homolog yields the protein MSNKPVICFDTSKNERFQISDNYKMLHRKLKVNWNVEQNDAELRKERLARVKVFVLAGPQDRFTEDEFEVLKHYVEVQGGSLLVLLGEGGEPEFNTNVNFFLEQYGIYINGDNVVRPHYYRNFHPKECIVGGGVVCESMWRHLLKLDIEKVDYDFSDEKYKIHFQYPYGATLNVSEPANVLLTTGPVVYPFNRPLAGYFTNGKGGKILALGSGYIWHDKYLQDKTNDAIFEYLLKLLGGDEISYSHLDFNDVELSDNKHFTDLAFLADMPKACLIDNIGTEMPTDFKQMFDMKLCALSNHLLKEVIDAYEQLHVKYEPLRIIKPQFEIPLPNLQLATFPPIFSEPPAPPLELYDLDETFSGARSQLAHMTGQVLQALQAKEPQRRALNQRELENYVKECARITAIVDERQDMAAREILNIVARQIVSYRPYAEE from the exons ATGTCCAATAAGCCGGTTATCTGCTTTGATACATCAAAAAATGAACGCTTTCAAATATCAGACAACTACAAAATGCTGCACCGGAAGCTGAAGGTCAATTGGAATGTGGAACA AAACGATGCGGAGCTCAGAAAGGAGCGACTTGCCAGGGTAAAAGTTTTTGTACTCGCCGGACCCCAGGATCGCTTCACGGAGGACGAGTTCGAGGTGCTGAAGCACTACGTGGAGGTGCAAGGAGGAAGTTTGCTGGTGCTCCTGGGCGAGGGAGGAGAGCCCGAGTTCAACACCAATGTAAATTTCTTTCTGGAGCAGTACGGAATCTATATCAACGGGGACAATGTGGTGCGACCGCACTACTACAGAAATTTCCATCCCAAGGAATGCATCGTGGGTGGCGGCGTTGTCTGCGAATCCATGTGGCGACACCTCCTTAAGTTGGATATCGAGAAAGTGGACTACGATTTCAGTGACGAGAAGTACAAGATACACTTTCAATATCCTTATGGGGCCACCCTAAATGTATCTGAACCAGCGAATGTCCTGTTAACCACCGGTCCAGTTGTGTACCCCTTCAATCGCCCCTTGGCAGGATACTTTACTAACGGAAAAGGTGGAAAGATTCTAGCGTTGGGATCTGGTTACATTTGGCATGATAAGTATCTGCAGGATAAGACCAACGATGCCATATTCGAGTACTTGCTTAAACTGCTCGGAGGAGACGAGATAAGCTATAGTCATTTGGATTTTAATGATGTGGAG CTCAGCGACAATAAGCACTTCACTGATCTGGCGTTCCTGGCCGACATGCCCAAGGCCTGTCTTATCGACAACATTGGGACCGAGATGCCCACGGACTTCAAGCAGATGTTCGACATGAAGCTCTGCGCCCTGAGCAACCACCTGCTCAAAGAGGTCATCGATGCCTATGAGCAACTGCACGTTAAGTATGAGCCACTAAGGATCATCAAGCCGCAGTTCGAGATTCCGCTGCCCAATCTCCAGTTGGCCACGTTTCCGCCCATCTTCAGCGAGCCTCCTGCTCCGCCGCTGGAACTGTACGATCTCGACGAGACCTTTAGCGGAGCTCGATCCCAACTGGCCCACATGACCGGGCAGGTTCTGCAGGCGCTGCAGGCCAAGGAGCCCCAGAGGAGGGCCCTCAACCAGCGGGAACTGGAGAACTACGTAAAGGAGTGCGCCAGGATTACGGCTATTGTCGATGAACGACAGGATATGGCCGCCCGCGAGATACTCAACATTGTGGCCCGCCAGATTGTCAGTTACAGACCTTATGCGGAGGAATAG
- the LOC119547706 gene encoding cytochrome c oxidase subunit 5B, mitochondrial — MASICGRMAIRAAARQNVAYTPVRFCKMMNDPLEHATGIEKRELLLKAAGNDNPFDMKVFKRGAGTKENPNLIPSAFDARIVGCICEEDQTYVQWMWLQKGNQKRCECGHWFKLVEKAAV; from the exons ATGGCATCGATCTGTGGACGCATGGCGATCCGTGCCGCCGCACGCCAGAATGTTGCCTACACGCCCGTGCGCTTCTGCAAAA TGATGAACGATCCTCTGGAGCACGCCACTGGTATCGAGAAGCGCGAGCTGCTGCTCAAGGCCGCCGGCAACGATAATCCCTTCGACATGAAGGTCTTCAAGCGGGGCGCCGGCACCAAAGAGAACCCCAACCTGATTCCATCGGCCTTCGATGCCCGCATTGTGGGTTGCATCT GCGAAGAGGATCAAACCTACGTGCAATGGATGTGGCTGCAGAAGGGCAACCAGAAGCGTTGTGAGTGCGGCCACTGGTTCAAGCTGGTGGAGAAGGCAGCTGTTTAa
- the LOC119547703 gene encoding tRNA (adenine(58)-N(1))-methyltransferase non-catalytic subunit TRM6, translated as MATDTATPRIQLGDYIVIQRQKYTKLQKFGSLDTTATLGKETLELKSLLDQPYGSTFKMCVKETKPGKRGAQRQHSLELCSETELRSTREVLGISSSGADNRDICDDGEAQTLKPEDIAQLREECNDSSKIIEKLVENSKTFHNRTEYSQEKYLRKKEKKYFEFVQIRPPTIRLMLDIFYRQDAEKVMGIRVDTLSQIISYSGVCGFGSYLLYESGTNGLLPAAMLNSIGAGTEGTLVHMHPGNVPQKQALLALKLPLEQQQRCVSVNLYSVLREFYQGGEAKATTLPLEEPSKVEPEESQPETPTEEQSETIEPITKKPKLDEAQSGREGSKGPPRWHLENKRATALMHAEFDSLVVAAKEHPSSILQALLPLVKPSRPVVVFSTCKELLQETYMELKTSGKVTGLHLTSNWLRTYQILPNRTHPEVNMSGNSGYLLTGYTLR; from the exons ATGGCCACAGACACGGCCACCCCCAGGATCCAACTGGGCGACTACATCGTCATCCAGCGCCAGAAGTACACGAAGCTGCAGAAATTCGGCAGCCTGGACACCACAGCCACTTTGGGCAAGGAGACGCTGGAGCTGAAGTCCCTTTTGGACCAGCCCTACGGGTCCACGTTCAAGATGTGCGTCAAGGAGACGAAGCCTGGCAAAAGGGGAGCCCAGCGCCAGCACTCCCTTGAGCTGTGCAGCGAAACGGAGTTGAGGAGCACGCGGGAAGTCCTGGGAATCTCCAGCAGTGGGGCGGACAACCGGGACATCTGCGACGACGGAGAAGCGCAGACCCTGAAGCCGGAGGACATCGCCCAGCTGCGTGAGGAGTGCAACGACTCCAGCAAGATCATCGAGAAACTGGTGGAGAACTCAAAGACCTTCCACAACCGCACGGAGTACTCACAGGAGAAGTACCTGCGGAAGAAGGAAAAGAAGTACTTTGAGTTCGTCCAGATTCGCCCGCCGACGATCCGGCTGATGCTGGACATCTTCTACCGCCAGGATGCGGAAAAGGTCATGGGTATTCGCGTAGATACCCTGTCGCAGATCATCTCCTACTCTGGCGTTTGCGGCTTTGGCAGCTACCTGCTCTACGAGAGTGGCACCAATGGTCTCCTGCCGGCGGCCATGCTGAATTCCATAGGAGCAGGCACCGAGGGCACACTAGTGCACATGCATCCGGGAAATGTGCCCCAGAAGCAGGCTCTGCTTGCTCTGAAACTGCCCCTGGAGCAGCAACAGCGTTGTGTGTCCGTTAATCTGTATTCCGTTTTGAGGGAGTTCTACCAAGGAGGTGAGGCGAAGGCCACTACTCTACCGCTCGAGGAGCCCAGTAAAGTAGAGCCCGAGGAAAGCCAGCCGGAGACGCCAACGGAGGAACAATCGGAAACGATCGAACCTATAACTAAGAAACCCAAGTTGGATGAGGCTCAAAGTGGTAGAGAAG GTTCCAAAGGACCTCCCCGCTGGCACTTGGAGAACAAACGGGCCACTGCTCTAATGCATGCCGAGTTCGACAGCCTTGTGGTGGCCGCCAAGGAGCACCCGTCCAGCATCCTGCAGGCCCTGCTGCCCCTTGTCAAGCCCTCAAGACCCGTGGTGGTGTTCAGCACCTGCAAGGAACTACTGCAGGAGACGTACATGGAGTTAAAGACCTCCGGCAAGGTGACTGGTCTGCACCTGACATCCAACTGGCTGCGCACCTACCAGATCCTGCCCAATCGCACCCATCCGGAAGTGAACATGAGCGGAAATAGTGGCTACCTTTTGACGGGCTATACGCTAAGATAG